Below is a genomic region from Deltaproteobacteria bacterium.
GAGATCGCATGCGAGTATTAAAAGAGTTTAGATTCGGACCCATGAAATTCTCGATTTTTTCGTTCAACGAAAAATGGATCCTCAAGACAGAAGTCGGCCTCTGCGAGCAGACTTTCAAATTTCCGCACGAGGAATTCGAAATCGAAAATGTCGAAGCGTACTGCCTCGACATGAACTTTCAGAGTCGAATCCACGCACGATTTCAAGACATGCACGCGGATCTCACAACGCTGACCACCGGCGACTGACAGTACTAGCGGTTGATCTGGCCGCGAAATCTAAAAAACTCCCTCTGCCCGGAGCCAAGGCTTGCCAACTCAAAGCTAATTTGCTTTTGCGTATTGGCAACCATTTCGATTGCCAAGAAATTATTCTTCGACGTTGATTCAAGCCTTCGCTCGTTAAAAGACCGGAACTGTTGACCAGGAAACGTCCGGGAATGAAGCGCGCTCGACGTGAACTCATAGCTCTTGTAGCCTAGTATTCCTGCCTCAAGCTCCATAAGTTCCGAGAAATGTACATCGCCTGACATTAGCCCGACTGGAACATCTGCTTTCGCACAAGCAGTCATGATTCTTTGAAGTTGTTGCGCGGACGTGCCTTCCACACTCTCGGCGCCGATCAAATAGCTGCCAAAGAATTGTGTTCCATTGACCAACCAAACCGGGCCTTTGGCATTTTGGACTTGGGCGGCGATCCACGCTTCTTCGGCGATCGAATAAACCTGAGTGGAAGAAAGATTCGAACGGCAATCCAGTAAGAGAAACTTGAGGCCATTTGATTCAAACGAGGCGGCTCGACTTTGAGATTTGACATATCCGTCGACAGGATCGGATCCAAACATCGCATCAAAATATTTTGCAGCGATGCCAAGCCGGGGGTTTGAACTGTTGCCGTCGTTTTCGCCAGTGTCGTGATCGTCCCAAGTTGTCAACACAGGTACCAGTCGATCCCACTTGAAAACATCTAACATAGTCCTGGTCGTCAGGTGCCGGTCCCACATTCCCTCAATTGTGCCATCGGCTCGTTGATCGACATAGCAGCAGTCGCCGTTGAAGATCATCATCTCCGGCTCACTTTCAGCCACTGCTGACCACATCTCCCCTTGCTCTGCTTCGTAACGGTCGTTTTGACACGAAATCAAAGCGACTCGAAGCGCCGCACCAAACTCTGAATTTTTGCTGAGCGTGGAAAACCAACGGCGCTCGGCTCGGGAACCAGTTTCAATCTCCAACTGATAGGACTCACCTGGCGAAAGGGCATCGACATAGACGTGGTCGATTACCATTTGCGAAGTCGGAACGCCAAAACGGGCCCGCGGAGAGAGATCGCGCTTAGTTCCGTCGGAAGAAACAACTCGGTATCGATAGGCACGATTGGCGTCGACAAGAATTCGAAACTGAGTCTGAGTTTGCGAGGTTGCTCCTTGGAGCACAGGATACCAAGCCGTCGGCTGAGACCGCTTGCCCCCTGGCATGCGGGATTTTCTTTCGAAAACTGGTCCTGTGTTGATCTTAGGTTCCGGCTCGATTTGCATCGGCGGATTTGCCAGCGCGTAACGCGATTTAGCCAAATTGGCTACGCTCAACAGTGCAAAACCAAACCCCGAAAACGCCGTGGACTTTAAAAAGCCCCGTCGTGTTGTCCCCTTCATAATTCCCCCGCCCTAAGGGCTCCCAAATAACGCTCCAAACCGCAATCGAAGCCTCTGCCCCCTCAGCTTTCCACAGGCCACCGGAAAAAAATATAGCCTTGCGACGCGCCGAATCCTTCGCTAGGACCTTAATTGGATGGAGGTCCTTTCATGAAAGTTCAATCAGTCACATTGTTCTTGATCGCTTCTCTCAATGGAGCTCTTACACCCGCCATAGCTTCAACCGACCATCCGTGTTCAACATTAGGCCATCGAAATCCTCTGATCCGCGTCTGTGTGATCAATGGCGGCACTTTTGAAACCCATCTGATTGGCACGGACGAAATCGCATTTTGTCGCTGGACCCGCGCCGTGGTTGATTCGCAAACACTACTGTCAAATCTAAACGGCGTTCAAAGTGAAGCTGCTGGACTCATGATGTCGGACACGGTGGCCTCGACGTGCAATGAGGTTGGCGCAGCCTCACTTACTTTAACCGCAACGGTCGATCGCCAAGTGCTCTGTGATTTCAGTGATGGCTCGAAGCTAGCGCTGGAAACGATTCAAGGGGATTCAACAAATGTCGAACGTATGCGCTTGAAGGATGTTCTTTTAGGGCGTTAAGATAAACGTGTGATCACTATAAAGCGAACCATTTGGACAAGCCGTGGATTCTCGGAAGTCGAGTTCATACTGCTTGTTGCCTCGGGGGTTCTTATCGCCGGAATCCTGGCGCAGTTCGTTTTCGATCAAAATCTTCAAGTTGAAAAGCTCAACACGATGGTCGCTAGAGACGCAGTTCGCCTCGCGATGGAATCGCGACTGATCGATGTCGAAGTTCTAACGAAAAGCGCGGCGGCACTTCCTGACGATCAAAACTTTGCAAATCTTCGGGCATGTATTCTCGGAGAAAAAAACTGTACGTCGATAAAGGGTCATTGTTGCCAATCAAGATCTCGAAAGGCGATGCCTATTCTTGATCTCGGCGAAGGCCGCAAAGTAATTGGCGGGACCGCCCAGGAACCGGCTTGCTTGGACGACAAGGGCCAAGCCCTCTCGGCTCCTCCATGCTTTGCGACGTCTCGCGTCGCAATTGACCCGGTTTGTGCAGACGGTAAAGAATCCTGCCAGAGCGCAACCGCGATCATCATTCGATACCAGATCCTTTTCAATTCCCCTTTCATCAAAGACAATCCCGAACTGAGCACGCTTGAGCGTTCGGTTTCTCTCCTGCTAGATACCAAGGGAACGCACTCTGCTCCGTAGGTTTACTTGGCCAAGCCAGTGACTAGCGCTAGACTGATCAGATGGTAGAGCCCGCTGCAGCCAAACCCCGCGATCGTGAATCAACCGAGCGCAGAATTCTTGAAGCTGCTATCGAGAACTTCGCCACGATTGGCTTTGATGCTTCAACAACTCGACAAATTGCGGAAAGTGCATCGGCAAATGAAGCGCTGATTTTTCGCTATTTCGGCGGCAAAGATGGTCTATTGAAAGCCATCATCGATTTGTTCTCCTCGCAAACATCCATGGAGCTCTGCGAGAAAGCTCCTCTCGCGGCAACACGAGCGAGCGAACTTCAGCAATATTTTTCACACATGCGGACGGAATGCCCAATGACTCAGAAAATGATTCGACTCGCAATGGATCGCGCGATGGTCGATCCAAAAGCTGCCGAAGCGCTTCGTGAACGATACATGCTGGCTCAGATTCCAGTTTTAACAAATCGTCTGGCTGGAATTAAGCCAGAAATTCCAATCGAAAGAGCAAAACAAATGGCGCAAACAGCCGCCGCCGTTTCGTTTTCTACTTTGATAATTGGCCGTGTCGTATTGCATCTACCAGATTCTGTGATCGTAGAGACAATAGAAAGCGCGATCAAATCGATCGCGCAAGACGGCAAGGTGAAGAGCTAGGCGGCTTTAGCATCTAACTTTTTCTCGCGGATCGACCACCAAACAGAGGCTCCAATAAACGTTGCACCACAAAGTCCCGTGATGACCTCCGGAATGTGATAAAACACGCCGCCATACATAAGACCAGCAAGACTTAGAATCGCCCAAAATGCACCGTGCTCAAGGTACCGGTATTGACCAAGGGTGCCCCGCTCTACCAGCACGATCGTGATGCTACGGACAAACATCGCGCCGATCCCAAGGCCAATTGCAATCAGAAACAGCGACTGCGTTAAGGCAAATGCTCCGACGACGCCGTCAAAACTAAAAGACGCATCAAGAACTTCCAAGTAAAGAAACATTCCCAAACTTGCACGGTGAGGATCAATTCCTTCACCGTCTGGTGCGATACTCAAGAGAGCACCCAAGGCATCAACCATTAAAAAGGTTATTACTCCCGCAACTCCCGAAATCAAAAATGCCATTTGTTTATCGCCATCGACAAAGAGAGCCATCGATAAGACAACAACAAGAGCAATAATGACTTGAACCGATTTAATTCGCCCGATTTTCGCCAAAGGTCGTTCGATCACCTGCAACCAGTGCTCATCCTTTTCATGATCCAGGAAATATTCGATACCGACCATGAACAAAAAGGTTCCGCCGAAGGCAGCAACCGATTCGTGAATCGAGAGCATCATCTCTGCGTACTCTTTAGGCTTTTGGATCGCCAACATCAACGCGTCGATTGGACCGATTTTCGCCAAAATCGCGACGATCACTAGCGGGAGAACTAAACGCATACCGAAGACGGCTAACAAGATGCCCCAGGTCAGAAAGCGCTTTCGCCAAACTTCCGTCATGTTTCTTAAGACTGAGGCGTTCACGACGGCGTTATCAAACGAAAGGGAAATTTCCAAGACAGATAAGACGGCACATAAAAACATCGTCGAAAAGGCTGCGGTCATACCGCCGTCACGGAAACCCAACCAAAACGCGAGTGCAAAACCCACAACCGTAACGAAAATTGAACCGCCAAAAGACTTCAGAATCATTTTCCACCCCATTTGAACCTTGGCCGCGCTGCTGCAAAACGTCAAGTGAAGGAACCTAAAGTGATTACTCTGATCAGTTAAATTTCCCAAGTAGTGGAAAGTACGAAGTTTTGACTTCGCTCAAGTCATTTGCAAAATAGAACTTTTGAATCCATTTTGAGTCCTTGGTCTTCTCTCTGCATGATTGCGAAATGAAAAAGATCGGGCAGCTTGAAAAAGAAATTCTGACACCGGAAGCATGCGCGTTTTTAAACACACTTCACCGCAAGTTTCATTCGCAAGCACAGGCCCTCGTGGCAGACCGCTTAGAAGCGCGGCGCAAGCTACTGTCAGATGAGAACTTAAACTCCATTTGGCCAATGCAGAGCTATGACTCCGCTGTAAATGCCAATTGGAAAGTTGCCGCAATTCCCGAAGCGCTTTCGAACCGTACCGTCGAAATCACCGGCCCCGCAGAGGCAAAAATGATCATCAATGCTCTCAACTGCGGAGCAAATGTCTTCATGGCAGATTTTGAAGATTCTCTTTCGCCTACTTGGGAAGCGGTCTTGAGCGGACACAAAGCAATCGCCGAGGCCTACAAACGGACCTTGCGGTTTCAATCTGGTGAGAAAGTCTATGAGTTAAATAGGTCGGAAGCCGAACTTGCGACATTGAAATTAAGGCCTCGCGGTTGGCACCTTCCTGAACCTCGCTACCTCGTCGATGGCCAAGCGGGGTCGGCGACCTTGTTCGATTTTGGACTTTCTTTGTTTCATAGCGGTAAAACGGGAGTCGAAACGGGCCGCGGCCCATTTTACTACCTACCGAAGCTCGAGGGTCCCCTCGAGGCTCGTCTATGGGCGGATGTATTTGAATTTTCGGAAACAGCGCTCGGCTTACCGCGACACTCGATCCGCGCAACTGTGTTGATTGAAACGCTTCCAGCTGCGCTCGCGATGGAACAAATCCTTTTTGAACTTCGTTCGTACATTATCGGGTTTAATGCTGGTCGCTGGGACTATTTATTTTCGATCATAAAAACTGTGATCGGCACGAAGCATGAAGTGATTTTTCCGGACCGAAAATTTTTGACGATGGATGTTCCTTTCATGCGCCGATATGCCGAGCGCATTGTTGACACCTGCGTTCGCAGAGGAGCACAGCCAATTGGCGGCATGTCGGCATTGATTCCGAATCGAAGAGACGGAGAACAAAATGCCCGCGCGCTTGAAATGGTTCGAAAAGACAAAGACCGCGAAGCACGACAAGGGTTCGTTGGAACCTGGGTCGCCCATCCCGACTTGGTGCCAGTCGCTCGCGAAGCATTCGAAGCAGTTCGTGCCGAGAAGATTTCTGAACTCGAATGGCAACGCACCGATGCGCCTTTTGTTGGATCTCTCCTTCCACGTTTAGACGAGGAACCATTCATTGTGGGAGGAAAACTTCTTCCGCCTACTTTGGCGGGCGTACGACTGAACATCGATGTTTCGTTGCGCTATCTTGCCCACTGGCTCGGCGGACTAGGCGCAGTTGCGATTCATGGTCTTATGGAAGATGCGGCCACCGCTGAAATCTCACGATCGCAACTTTGGCAATGGCGCAAACATGCAGCCAAACTTGAAAGCGGCGAAACAGTAACCGCCGATTGGCTCACGCAGATGATCAAAGAGATCTCGGGTGAGCTTTTGGCGTTGATTAAAAATGATTCCAATTCTCTCTCTATCGCCGAAAGCGATCTTAAGCGCGCAGAAAGCCTGTTGCATGAACTCGTCATGCAAGAATCTTTCGTTTCGTTTTTGACCCTTCCCGCCATGGACAGACTTCAAAATCAATCGAAGGAGAATAGCAACATGCAACAGGAAATTTTTTTTGATAAGAAGTTTGATTTCGCGCGCACCGCAGGTGAACTCGAAAAATCATGGTCAACAGATCCGCGCTGGAATGGCGTTAAACGCCCATACTCGGCGGCCGAAGTTTTGAAACTTCAATCGCGAGTCAACGTTCAACATACCTGGGCGGCACGCGGTGCTGCTCGCCTTTGGCACGACCTAAACACTCGGGACTACGTTCACACGATGGGCGCAATGACCGGTGGACAAGCGGTTCAATACGCGAAGGCGGGTCTTCAAGCTTTGTATCTTTCTGGCTGGCAGGTTGCGGGCGACGCTAACCTCAGTGGCCAAACCTATCCGGACCAAAGCCTTTATCCATCAAACTCAGTTCCCGCTGTGGTTCGCAGAATTAACAATGCGCTTACGCGAATGGATCAAGTAGAGCGATCAGAAGGTAAGATCGATCGAGATCTTTTTGTCCCGATCGTTGCAGACGCCGAAGCAGGCTTTGGTGGACCACTTCACGCCTTCGAACTGATGAAGCAAATGATCGAGGCCGGTGCGGCTGGTGTTCATTTCGAAGATCAGTTGGCGAGCGAAAAGAAATGCGGGCACTTGGGCGGAAAGGTCCTTGTTCCTACTTCGACGTTTGTTCGCACGCTGACGGCAGCGCGTTTGGCCGCGGATGTCCTCGACGTACCTACCCTGATCATCGCTCGCACGGACAGCCTCGGCGCAACGCTGATTACAAGCGACATTGATCCGGCTGATCGACCCTTCTTAACTGGCGAAAGAACCTCTGAAGGGTACTACCGGGTAAAACCAGGCATGGGCGCAGCGATCGCACGCGGACTCGCCTACGCACCGTACGCCGATCTATTATGGGTTGAAACTTCGACTCCTGACTTGAAGGAAGCTAAAGATTTCGCCGATGCTATTCACAAATTGCATCCAGGAAAAGTGCTCGCCTACAATTGCTCTCCGTCATTCAACTGGAAAAAGAATCTGGATGATAAAACAATCGCAAAGTTTCAAAAGGAACTCGCTGCGATGGGATACAAGTTTCAGTTTATTACGCTTGCAGGCTGGCATCTTTTGAACCATCACTCGTTCCAATTGGCGGAAGCCTACAAAGAGCGAGGAATGTCAGCTTATGTCGAGCTGCAAGAGGAAGAATTTGCAGCTGAGGGACGCGGAGGCGGTCTTGGTTACACAGCAACTCGTCATCAGCGCGAAGTTGGTACTGGGTATTTCGATCAGGTTCTAATGACTGCGACTCAAGGCGCCTCGGCAACAAGCGCGTTGGCTCATTCGACCGAAGCTGAGCAGTTTGGCCACGGCGAGGCTCACGTCTAGATTTCAATCTAGAGCGGACCGTGCCCTGCGCTGACTTCTTGGCGCAGGGC
It encodes:
- a CDS encoding TetR/AcrR family transcriptional regulator, with the translated sequence MVEPAAAKPRDRESTERRILEAAIENFATIGFDASTTRQIAESASANEALIFRYFGGKDGLLKAIIDLFSSQTSMELCEKAPLAATRASELQQYFSHMRTECPMTQKMIRLAMDRAMVDPKAAEALRERYMLAQIPVLTNRLAGIKPEIPIERAKQMAQTAAAVSFSTLIIGRVVLHLPDSVIVETIESAIKSIAQDGKVKS
- the aceA gene encoding isocitrate lyase, whose amino-acid sequence is MKKIGQLEKEILTPEACAFLNTLHRKFHSQAQALVADRLEARRKLLSDENLNSIWPMQSYDSAVNANWKVAAIPEALSNRTVEITGPAEAKMIINALNCGANVFMADFEDSLSPTWEAVLSGHKAIAEAYKRTLRFQSGEKVYELNRSEAELATLKLRPRGWHLPEPRYLVDGQAGSATLFDFGLSLFHSGKTGVETGRGPFYYLPKLEGPLEARLWADVFEFSETALGLPRHSIRATVLIETLPAALAMEQILFELRSYIIGFNAGRWDYLFSIIKTVIGTKHEVIFPDRKFLTMDVPFMRRYAERIVDTCVRRGAQPIGGMSALIPNRRDGEQNARALEMVRKDKDREARQGFVGTWVAHPDLVPVAREAFEAVRAEKISELEWQRTDAPFVGSLLPRLDEEPFIVGGKLLPPTLAGVRLNIDVSLRYLAHWLGGLGAVAIHGLMEDAATAEISRSQLWQWRKHAAKLESGETVTADWLTQMIKEISGELLALIKNDSNSLSIAESDLKRAESLLHELVMQESFVSFLTLPAMDRLQNQSKENSNMQQEIFFDKKFDFARTAGELEKSWSTDPRWNGVKRPYSAAEVLKLQSRVNVQHTWAARGAARLWHDLNTRDYVHTMGAMTGGQAVQYAKAGLQALYLSGWQVAGDANLSGQTYPDQSLYPSNSVPAVVRRINNALTRMDQVERSEGKIDRDLFVPIVADAEAGFGGPLHAFELMKQMIEAGAAGVHFEDQLASEKKCGHLGGKVLVPTSTFVRTLTAARLAADVLDVPTLIIARTDSLGATLITSDIDPADRPFLTGERTSEGYYRVKPGMGAAIARGLAYAPYADLLWVETSTPDLKEAKDFADAIHKLHPGKVLAYNCSPSFNWKKNLDDKTIAKFQKELAAMGYKFQFITLAGWHLLNHHSFQLAEAYKERGMSAYVELQEEEFAAEGRGGGLGYTATRHQREVGTGYFDQVLMTATQGASATSALAHSTEAEQFGHGEAHV
- a CDS encoding DUF475 domain-containing protein codes for the protein MGWKMILKSFGGSIFVTVVGFALAFWLGFRDGGMTAAFSTMFLCAVLSVLEISLSFDNAVVNASVLRNMTEVWRKRFLTWGILLAVFGMRLVLPLVIVAILAKIGPIDALMLAIQKPKEYAEMMLSIHESVAAFGGTFLFMVGIEYFLDHEKDEHWLQVIERPLAKIGRIKSVQVIIALVVVLSMALFVDGDKQMAFLISGVAGVITFLMVDALGALLSIAPDGEGIDPHRASLGMFLYLEVLDASFSFDGVVGAFALTQSLFLIAIGLGIGAMFVRSITIVLVERGTLGQYRYLEHGAFWAILSLAGLMYGGVFYHIPEVITGLCGATFIGASVWWSIREKKLDAKAA